A genomic region of Burkholderia humptydooensis contains the following coding sequences:
- a CDS encoding ABC transporter ATP-binding protein: MRPVRAQIRFAMAVSSLATLLNVAFLLSLAWTVRQLVERPHVWPAWPVAGAVLCLAGSYFLRLGAFSQSHYAAFRLEKILRSDLADRLTRVSLGTLQQAGAGALSKVIHDDVKALHIFVADSTPLYARAFVGPACTLVVLLWLDWRLAAGAAAVMAIGFGVLTLAMRNAVEMSRLYNDARERVSAAVIEFVQAMPVVRTFDAGYSTFGRFQHALDAYLDVLTRWYRQAGFSARFSFAMLNPLPTLLVLLWLGAWLIARDASDFGAWIAVLLVGTGMAEAMMPMMMLNHMVDKAKLSVARIQQTMALPTLPMPVDGRAPADASVTFENVGFGYGAPADAKPGTVPARRHAGHDDEGGGNGNGDARVLRNVSFHVPQGSTTALVGPSGAGKTTVARLIPRFWDVDAGRVLVGGVDVRDMTADVLMSQLAFVFQDTFLFADTIANNIRVGSPNRTMDDVIAAAKAAQAHDFIMCLPNGYDTLAGERGAFLSGGQRQRITIARAILQNRPILVLDEATAFSDPENEAELMRALSALMRGKTVIMVAHRLSTIRHADQILVFDRGALVEAGRHDALLSMRGVYARLWDSHERAQRWALRGGAQENRTGIEMERTR, translated from the coding sequence ATGCGCCCGGTGCGTGCGCAAATCCGTTTCGCGATGGCCGTCTCGTCGCTCGCGACGCTGCTGAACGTCGCATTCCTGCTGTCGCTCGCATGGACGGTCCGGCAGCTCGTCGAGCGGCCGCATGTCTGGCCGGCGTGGCCGGTCGCGGGCGCCGTCCTGTGCCTCGCCGGCAGCTATTTTCTGCGGCTGGGCGCGTTCAGCCAATCGCACTACGCGGCATTCCGCCTCGAAAAGATCCTGCGCAGCGATCTGGCGGACCGCCTGACGCGCGTGTCGCTCGGCACGCTGCAGCAGGCCGGTGCGGGCGCGCTGTCGAAGGTCATCCACGACGACGTGAAGGCGCTCCACATTTTCGTCGCCGACAGCACGCCGCTCTATGCGCGCGCGTTCGTCGGGCCGGCGTGCACGCTCGTCGTGCTGCTGTGGCTCGACTGGCGGCTCGCCGCCGGCGCGGCCGCGGTGATGGCGATCGGATTCGGCGTGCTGACGCTCGCGATGCGCAACGCCGTCGAGATGAGCCGGCTGTACAACGACGCGCGCGAGCGAGTGAGCGCGGCCGTCATCGAGTTCGTGCAGGCGATGCCTGTCGTGCGCACGTTCGACGCCGGCTATTCGACGTTCGGCCGCTTTCAGCATGCGCTCGACGCATATCTCGACGTGCTGACGCGCTGGTATCGGCAGGCGGGCTTCTCCGCGCGTTTCTCGTTCGCGATGCTCAATCCGCTGCCGACGCTGCTCGTGCTGCTGTGGCTCGGCGCGTGGCTGATCGCGCGCGATGCATCGGATTTCGGCGCGTGGATCGCGGTGCTGCTCGTCGGCACCGGGATGGCGGAAGCGATGATGCCGATGATGATGCTCAATCACATGGTCGACAAGGCGAAGCTGAGCGTCGCGCGGATTCAGCAGACGATGGCGCTGCCGACGCTGCCGATGCCCGTCGATGGGCGCGCGCCGGCCGATGCGAGCGTGACGTTCGAGAATGTCGGCTTCGGCTATGGCGCGCCCGCGGATGCGAAGCCGGGAACCGTGCCCGCCCGCCGCCATGCCGGCCATGACGATGAAGGAGGCGGCAACGGCAACGGTGACGCCCGCGTGCTGCGCAACGTGAGCTTCCACGTCCCGCAGGGCTCGACGACCGCGCTCGTCGGCCCGTCGGGCGCGGGCAAGACGACCGTCGCGCGGCTGATTCCGCGCTTCTGGGACGTCGATGCGGGGCGCGTGCTCGTCGGCGGCGTCGACGTGCGCGACATGACGGCCGACGTGCTGATGTCGCAGCTCGCGTTCGTGTTCCAGGACACGTTCCTGTTCGCCGACACGATCGCGAACAACATCCGCGTCGGCTCGCCGAACCGCACGATGGACGACGTGATCGCGGCAGCGAAGGCCGCGCAGGCGCACGACTTCATCATGTGCTTGCCGAACGGGTACGACACGCTCGCGGGCGAGCGCGGCGCATTCCTGTCGGGCGGGCAGCGGCAGCGCATCACGATCGCGCGCGCGATCCTGCAGAACCGTCCGATCCTCGTGCTCGACGAGGCGACCGCGTTTTCCGATCCGGAAAACGAGGCCGAGCTGATGCGCGCGCTGTCCGCGCTGATGCGCGGCAAGACGGTGATCATGGTCGCGCATCGCCTGTCGACGATTCGTCATGCCGATCAGATTCTCGTGTTCGATCGGGGCGCGCTCGTCGAAGCGGGCCGCCACGACGCGCTGTTGTCGATGCGAGGCGTTTACGCGCGGCTGTGGGACAGCCATGAACGCGCGCAGCGCTGGGCGCTGCGCGGCGGCGCGCAAGAGAATCGGACCGGCATCGAAATGGAGCGCACGCGATGA
- a CDS encoding ABC transporter ATP-binding protein, which produces MKHESTETRRPASWRLTYRRLTSVAGPNAGALRASIVGLCIAAAAQGLALACLFPLIAAIVDKRPTASALGWLSAMTLIAAFATCARWRAQGFEYNGRMAYTTHALRMRLGEQLRHMPLDLLQDKRSGEMNALLLGSVDENLNYTLAIVNMIALATITPCVVALATLFVDWRMGLILLLVFPAIVPLYRWRRPALGRGMRALADAHSRLNADIVEFTQGLPVLRAACSDASKASTLADGCAKLLDMQTAAHRRSAKPNLIVASVVELGLQLVVAAAVTWVVMGTLELSAVAAVMVIVVRFSEPMATLIGYTAVIEMIEAALERIEALLAIEPLPARQPPCVPTRFELRFDDVSFRYARATGDALGGFSATLPANGMTALVGPSGSGKSTIARLLLRHADPQRGSIEIGGVDIRQIPETALNALVSVVFQDVYLFDDTVLANIRMARPDATDEEVEAAARAAQCHEFIERLPLRWQTRLGEIGGRLSGGERQRISIARALLKDAPIVILDEPTAALDVESELAVQRAIDALVRNKTVVVIAHRLSTIVGADRILVIDGGRLVQQGRHDELIAIDGRYRAMWEAQYRAKAAFDGFGAGPGDRLALLPATTDGAVAPSR; this is translated from the coding sequence ATGAAACACGAATCGACCGAAACCCGGCGCCCCGCATCGTGGCGCCTGACGTATCGACGACTGACGAGCGTCGCGGGCCCGAATGCAGGCGCGCTGCGCGCGAGCATCGTCGGCCTGTGCATCGCCGCGGCCGCGCAGGGACTCGCGCTTGCCTGCCTGTTTCCGTTGATCGCCGCGATCGTCGACAAGCGGCCGACCGCGTCGGCGCTCGGCTGGCTGAGCGCGATGACGCTGATCGCGGCGTTCGCGACATGCGCGCGCTGGCGCGCGCAAGGCTTCGAATACAACGGGCGAATGGCGTACACGACGCACGCGCTGCGCATGCGGCTCGGCGAGCAACTGCGCCACATGCCGCTCGACCTGCTGCAGGACAAGCGCTCGGGCGAGATGAACGCGCTGCTGCTCGGCAGCGTCGACGAGAACCTCAACTACACGCTCGCGATCGTCAACATGATCGCGCTCGCGACCATTACGCCTTGCGTCGTCGCGCTCGCCACGCTGTTCGTCGACTGGCGCATGGGCCTGATCCTGCTGCTCGTGTTCCCCGCGATCGTGCCGCTTTACCGCTGGCGCCGGCCGGCGCTCGGGCGCGGGATGCGCGCGCTCGCGGACGCGCACAGTCGATTGAACGCCGACATCGTCGAATTCACGCAAGGGCTGCCGGTGCTGCGCGCGGCGTGCAGCGACGCGTCGAAAGCGTCGACGCTCGCCGACGGCTGCGCGAAACTGCTCGATATGCAGACGGCCGCGCATCGCAGGAGCGCGAAGCCGAATCTCATTGTCGCGAGCGTCGTCGAGCTCGGCCTGCAACTCGTCGTCGCGGCGGCCGTCACGTGGGTGGTGATGGGCACGCTCGAACTGTCGGCCGTCGCGGCCGTGATGGTGATCGTCGTGCGTTTCTCCGAGCCGATGGCGACGTTGATCGGCTATACGGCGGTTATCGAGATGATCGAAGCCGCGCTGGAACGCATCGAAGCGCTGCTTGCGATCGAGCCGCTGCCGGCGCGGCAGCCGCCGTGCGTGCCGACCCGCTTCGAGCTGCGTTTCGACGACGTGTCGTTCCGTTACGCGCGCGCGACGGGCGATGCGCTCGGCGGCTTCAGCGCGACGCTGCCGGCGAACGGGATGACGGCGCTCGTCGGTCCGTCGGGTTCAGGCAAGTCGACGATCGCGCGCTTGCTGCTGCGTCATGCCGATCCGCAGCGCGGTTCGATCGAGATCGGCGGCGTCGACATCCGGCAGATTCCGGAAACGGCGCTGAATGCGTTGGTTTCAGTCGTGTTTCAGGACGTCTATCTGTTCGACGACACAGTGCTCGCGAACATTCGCATGGCGCGGCCGGACGCGACCGACGAGGAAGTCGAAGCCGCGGCGCGCGCCGCGCAGTGCCACGAATTCATCGAACGCCTGCCGCTGCGCTGGCAGACGCGGCTCGGCGAGATCGGCGGCAGGCTGTCGGGCGGCGAACGCCAGCGCATCTCGATCGCGCGCGCATTGCTGAAGGACGCGCCGATCGTGATTCTCGACGAGCCCACCGCGGCGCTCGATGTCGAAAGCGAACTGGCGGTGCAGCGTGCGATCGATGCGCTCGTGCGGAACAAGACCGTCGTCGTGATCGCGCATCGCCTGTCGACGATCGTCGGCGCGGACCGGATTCTCGTGATCGACGGCGGGCGGCTCGTGCAGCAGGGGCGGCATGACGAGCTGATCGCGATCGATGGACGCTATCGGGCGATGTGGGAGGCGCAGTATCGGGCGAAGGCGGCGTTCGACGGGTTCGGCGCCGGGCCGGGCGATCGTCTTGCGCTATTGCCGGCGACGACGGATGGCGCGGTGGCGCCAAGCCGCTGA
- the pip gene encoding prolyl aminopeptidase, which produces MYPPIEPYAHGFLDTGDGHRVYWEQCGNPDGKPAVFLHGGPGGGCSADHRRLFDPARYNVLLFDQRGCGRSTPHASLENNTTWHLVDDIERLREMLGVERWLVFGGSWGSALALAYGEAHPARVTELVVRGIFTVRRSELLWYYQEGASWLFPDLWEDFIAPIPPAERADLIAAYRRRLTGDDEAAKREAARAWSVWEGRTITLLPNAAHEAHFGDAHYALAFARIENHYFVHQGFMEDGQLLRDAHRLADIPGVIVQGRYDVATPARTAWELAKAWPRASLEIVPDAGHAYDEPGILRALIAATDRFARGR; this is translated from the coding sequence TTGTATCCACCGATCGAACCCTACGCACACGGCTTCCTCGACACCGGCGATGGCCATCGCGTGTATTGGGAGCAGTGCGGCAACCCCGACGGCAAGCCGGCCGTCTTCCTGCACGGCGGCCCGGGCGGCGGCTGCAGCGCCGATCACCGCCGCCTCTTCGACCCCGCGCGCTACAACGTGCTGCTGTTCGACCAGCGCGGCTGCGGCCGCTCGACGCCGCACGCGAGCCTCGAGAACAACACGACGTGGCATCTCGTCGACGACATCGAGCGGCTGCGCGAGATGCTCGGCGTCGAGCGCTGGCTCGTGTTCGGCGGCTCGTGGGGCAGCGCGCTCGCGCTCGCGTATGGCGAGGCGCATCCGGCGCGCGTGACCGAGCTCGTCGTGCGCGGCATCTTCACGGTGCGCCGCTCCGAGCTGCTCTGGTATTACCAGGAAGGCGCGTCGTGGCTGTTTCCGGACCTGTGGGAGGATTTCATCGCGCCCATTCCGCCCGCCGAGCGCGCGGACCTGATCGCCGCGTATCGCCGCCGGCTGACGGGCGACGACGAAGCGGCGAAGCGCGAAGCCGCGCGCGCATGGAGCGTCTGGGAAGGCCGGACGATCACGCTGCTGCCGAACGCCGCGCACGAGGCGCATTTCGGCGACGCGCATTACGCGCTTGCGTTCGCCCGCATCGAAAACCACTACTTCGTTCATCAAGGCTTCATGGAAGACGGGCAGTTGCTGCGCGACGCGCATCGTCTCGCGGACATTCCGGGCGTGATCGTTCAGGGGCGCTACGACGTCGCGACGCCCGCGCGCACCGCGTGGGAGCTCGCGAAGGCGTGGCCGCGCGCGTCGCTCGAGATCGTGCCCGACGCGGGCCACGCGTACGACGAGCCGGGCATCCTGCGCGCGCTGATCGCGGCGACCGACCGCTTCGCGCGCGGGCGCTGA
- a CDS encoding class I SAM-dependent methyltransferase, with amino-acid sequence MNAGFVQDRINQAVWRSRSALRGYGRASGWTDPGEAAAIAWIAERVRDEPILDVGVGGGRTVPLLKTISADYTAVDYTPELVEICRRNHPGTRVQRMDARDMSAFADESFSLVVFSYNGIDAVDHDGRIAILKEFARVLRPGGFALFSTHNLAGPGYREGLSRLARLPRRSANPLAIAIALDAARIAYSLPIGAFNYFRHSRFNRAFDGYAMRVCAAHKFGILIMYTDFATQQRQLADVGLKLRAAFGGSTGEPVRRDQNLGDEAWFHFVASKPCM; translated from the coding sequence GTGAACGCAGGTTTCGTGCAGGACCGCATCAATCAAGCCGTCTGGCGCAGCCGCAGCGCGCTGCGCGGATACGGGCGCGCATCCGGCTGGACCGATCCGGGCGAGGCGGCGGCGATCGCGTGGATCGCCGAGCGCGTGCGCGACGAGCCGATTCTCGACGTCGGCGTCGGCGGCGGGCGCACCGTGCCGCTATTGAAGACGATCAGCGCCGACTATACCGCCGTCGACTACACGCCCGAGCTCGTCGAGATCTGCCGGCGCAATCATCCGGGCACGCGCGTCCAGCGAATGGACGCGCGCGACATGTCGGCGTTCGCCGACGAGAGCTTCTCGCTCGTCGTGTTCAGCTACAACGGCATCGACGCGGTCGATCACGATGGCCGGATCGCGATCCTGAAGGAGTTCGCGCGCGTGCTGAGGCCGGGCGGCTTCGCGCTGTTCTCGACGCACAATCTCGCGGGGCCCGGCTATCGCGAAGGGCTGTCGCGGCTCGCCCGCCTGCCGCGGCGCTCGGCGAACCCGCTCGCGATCGCGATCGCGCTCGACGCGGCGAGGATCGCGTATTCGCTGCCGATCGGCGCGTTCAATTATTTCCGCCATTCGCGTTTCAATCGCGCGTTCGACGGCTATGCGATGCGTGTGTGCGCCGCGCACAAGTTCGGGATACTCATCATGTACACCGATTTCGCGACCCAGCAGCGTCAGCTCGCCGACGTCGGCCTGAAGCTGCGCGCGGCGTTCGGCGGATCGACCGGCGAGCCTGTGCGGCGCGATCAGAATCTCGGCGACGAAGCGTGGTTTCACTTCGTCGCGAGCAAGCCGTGCATGTAG
- the prpR gene encoding propionate catabolism operon regulatory protein PrpR, giving the protein MSTLPETGVRPRVWAVGISRLRALFRDIADEYEERADLRIVARGYEEAITALATAGGERPDAIVAAGSNGTYLKARVRVPVVLVNPTGFDVMHALARARRDASRIALVSYGETPPEVRSFAAAYGLDIVFASYQSAQEAETRVLEMRERGIETVVGPGLVTDLAANAGMGAVFVYSHASVRAAVNTALEVAHATHAEALRRERLDNLLQHLRDGVVALDREGRVEAINERLALALGVSPSAAVGRALHDLTPELRTLRAADGDTLATVRGVRYVVHRGPLAASGGAPGSVLTFQESRAVERLDRTLRSHQHAQQFTARYRLDDVVGATPAIAHARELARRYAKSDATVLILGESGTGKEMIAQSLHALSARRKYPFVAVNCGAFPESLLESELFGYEEGAFTGARRGGKAGLFEAAHRGTLFLDEIGEMPPSLQSRLLRVLQEREVVRVGSTEPVPVDIRVVAATHRPLFAAVEAGTFRADLYYRLNILNIGLPPLRERAADIPALAATLLAQAARREPRLAERLRDANDAARALDAANAALIRYRWPGNVRELQNVIERIAVELADANERGSAAVSVDTLRAIAPEVLALDAFAAGGDGGRGGGANVGHADGDADARRPTLVQRRRRAEADEIRAALDACGGDRDRTCAMLGISKTTLWRKLAASEGSARGGRRGSGGSGGSGSGGNDGGGDA; this is encoded by the coding sequence ATGAGCACCCTACCCGAAACCGGCGTGCGGCCGCGCGTCTGGGCGGTCGGCATCAGCCGGCTGCGCGCGCTCTTTCGCGACATCGCCGACGAATACGAAGAGCGCGCCGACCTGCGGATCGTCGCGCGCGGCTACGAGGAAGCGATCACCGCGCTCGCGACGGCGGGCGGCGAGCGCCCCGACGCGATCGTCGCCGCCGGCTCGAACGGCACCTATCTGAAGGCGCGCGTGCGCGTGCCCGTCGTGCTCGTCAATCCGACCGGCTTCGACGTGATGCACGCGCTCGCCCGCGCGCGGCGCGACGCGAGCCGGATCGCGCTCGTCAGCTACGGCGAGACGCCGCCCGAGGTGCGCAGCTTCGCGGCCGCATACGGGCTCGACATCGTGTTCGCGTCGTACCAGAGCGCGCAGGAGGCGGAAACGCGCGTGCTCGAAATGCGCGAGCGCGGCATCGAGACCGTCGTCGGGCCGGGGCTCGTCACCGATCTCGCGGCGAACGCCGGGATGGGCGCGGTGTTCGTCTATTCGCACGCGTCGGTGCGCGCGGCCGTCAACACGGCGCTCGAAGTCGCGCACGCGACGCACGCGGAAGCGCTGCGCCGCGAGCGGCTCGACAACCTGCTGCAGCATCTGCGCGACGGCGTCGTCGCGCTCGACCGCGAGGGCCGCGTCGAGGCGATCAACGAGCGGCTCGCGCTCGCGCTCGGCGTGTCGCCGTCGGCCGCCGTCGGCCGCGCGCTGCACGATCTGACGCCCGAGCTGCGCACGCTGCGCGCGGCCGACGGCGACACGCTCGCGACCGTGCGCGGCGTGCGCTACGTCGTCCATCGCGGGCCGCTCGCCGCGAGCGGCGGCGCGCCCGGCAGCGTGCTGACGTTCCAGGAATCGCGCGCGGTGGAGCGGCTCGACCGCACGCTGCGCTCGCATCAGCACGCGCAGCAGTTCACCGCGCGCTACCGGCTCGACGACGTCGTCGGCGCGACGCCCGCGATCGCGCACGCGCGCGAGCTCGCGCGGCGCTACGCGAAATCGGACGCGACCGTGCTGATCCTGGGCGAGAGCGGCACCGGCAAGGAGATGATCGCGCAGAGCCTGCATGCGCTGTCCGCGCGCCGCAAGTATCCGTTCGTCGCGGTGAACTGCGGCGCGTTTCCGGAATCGCTGCTGGAGAGCGAGCTGTTCGGCTACGAGGAAGGCGCGTTCACCGGCGCGCGGCGCGGCGGCAAGGCGGGGCTCTTCGAGGCCGCGCACCGCGGCACGCTGTTTCTCGACGAGATCGGCGAGATGCCGCCGTCGCTGCAAAGCCGGCTGCTGCGCGTGCTGCAGGAGCGCGAGGTCGTGCGCGTCGGCTCGACCGAGCCGGTTCCGGTCGACATCCGCGTCGTCGCGGCGACGCACCGGCCGCTCTTCGCGGCCGTCGAGGCGGGCACGTTTCGCGCGGATCTCTATTACCGGCTGAACATCCTGAACATCGGGCTGCCGCCGCTGCGCGAGCGCGCGGCCGACATTCCCGCGCTCGCCGCGACGCTGCTCGCGCAGGCCGCGCGCCGCGAGCCGCGGCTCGCCGAGCGGCTGCGCGACGCGAATGACGCGGCGCGCGCGCTCGATGCCGCGAACGCCGCGCTGATCCGCTATCGATGGCCCGGCAACGTGCGCGAGTTGCAGAACGTGATCGAGCGGATCGCGGTGGAGCTCGCCGACGCAAACGAGCGCGGCAGCGCGGCCGTGAGCGTCGACACGCTGCGCGCGATCGCGCCCGAGGTGCTCGCGCTCGATGCGTTCGCGGCGGGCGGCGATGGCGGACGCGGCGGCGGCGCGAATGTCGGCCATGCCGACGGCGACGCCGATGCGCGGCGCCCGACGCTCGTGCAGCGCCGCCGGCGCGCGGAAGCCGACGAGATCCGCGCCGCGCTCGACGCATGCGGCGGCGATCGCGATCGCACATGCGCGATGCTCGGCATCAGCAAGACGACGCTGTGGCGCAAGCTCGCGGCGAGCGAAGGGAGCGCGCGGGGCGGCCGGCGCGGTAGTGGTGGTAGCGGTGGCAGTGGCAGTGGCGGCAACGACGGAGGCGGTGATGCCTAG
- the prpB gene encoding methylisocitrate lyase: MGNPQLISAGAKFRAAVAAEQPLQVVGAITAYAAKMAEAVGFKAVYLSGGGVAANSLGIPDLGISTMDDVLVDANRITNATNLPLLVDIDTGWGGAFNIARTIRSFIKAGVGAVHLEDQVGQKRCGHRPGKECVPTGEMVDRIKAAVDARTDETFVIMARTDAAAAEGIDSAIERAIAYVEAGADMIFPEAMKTLDDYRRFKEAVKVPILANLTEFGSTPLFTLDELKGANVDIALYCCGAYRAMNKAALNFYETVRRDGTQKAAVQTMQTRAELYEYLGYYAYEEKLDQLFSQGRN; the protein is encoded by the coding sequence ATGGGCAACCCACAACTGATCAGCGCCGGCGCGAAATTCCGCGCGGCGGTCGCGGCCGAGCAGCCGCTGCAGGTGGTCGGCGCGATCACCGCGTACGCCGCGAAGATGGCCGAAGCGGTCGGCTTCAAGGCGGTCTATCTGTCGGGCGGCGGTGTCGCCGCGAACTCGCTCGGCATTCCCGATCTCGGCATCAGCACGATGGACGACGTGCTCGTCGACGCGAACCGGATCACGAACGCGACGAACCTGCCGCTCCTCGTCGACATCGATACCGGCTGGGGCGGCGCGTTCAACATCGCGCGCACGATCCGCTCGTTCATCAAGGCGGGCGTCGGCGCCGTGCACCTCGAGGACCAGGTCGGGCAGAAGCGCTGCGGCCACCGTCCGGGCAAGGAATGCGTGCCGACGGGCGAGATGGTCGACCGGATCAAGGCGGCCGTCGACGCGCGCACCGACGAGACCTTCGTGATCATGGCGCGCACCGACGCGGCGGCGGCCGAGGGCATCGATTCGGCGATCGAGCGCGCGATCGCGTACGTCGAGGCGGGCGCGGACATGATCTTCCCCGAGGCGATGAAGACGCTCGACGACTACCGCCGCTTCAAGGAAGCGGTGAAGGTGCCGATCCTCGCGAACCTGACCGAGTTCGGCTCGACGCCGCTCTTCACGCTCGACGAGCTGAAGGGCGCGAACGTCGACATCGCGCTCTACTGCTGCGGCGCGTATCGCGCGATGAACAAGGCCGCGCTGAACTTCTACGAGACGGTGCGCCGCGACGGCACGCAAAAGGCCGCGGTGCAGACGATGCAGACGCGCGCGGAGTTGTACGAGTATCTCGGCTACTACGCATACGAAGAGAAGCTTGACCAGCTTTTCAGCCAAGGCCGGAACTGA